The following coding sequences are from one Melanotaenia boesemani isolate fMelBoe1 chromosome 19, fMelBoe1.pri, whole genome shotgun sequence window:
- the opn4xa gene encoding opsin 4xa isoform X1, giving the protein MTSRTSTNLGVFRGSVTDMDVEPGFYRHVDVPDHVHYIVAFFVLVIGAVGVTGNALVMYAFSCNKKLRTPPNFFIMNLAISDFLMAITQSPIFFINSLYKGWIFGETGCKMYAFCGALFGITSMINLLAISLDRYIVITKPLQSIAWTSARRTCLSIALVWLYSFAWSLAPLLGWSSYIPEGLMTSCTWDYVTSTPANKSYTLMLCCFVFFIPLGIISYCYLCMFLAIRHTSRDVEKLGSQMRQSTLIQQQSIKTEWKLAKIAFVVIIVFVLSWSPYACVTLIAWAGYGSILNPYSKAVPAVIAKASAIYNPFIYAIVHSKYRDTLAEKVPCLQFLSNTSRRDCISVSHSKSSIRDSMLSRQSSVSKTQFHRVSSMSTSDTQVWSDVELDPIDQSHSLKSSHSRALREKEYQSLTEQAMEERSQSQE; this is encoded by the exons ATGACTAGTAGAACATCCACAAATCTAGGAGTGTTTAGAGGGTCAG TCACAGATATGGATGTGGAACCCGGATTCTATCGGCATGTGGACGTCCCGGACCATGTTCACTACATCGTTGCATTCTTCGTTTTGGTGATCGGAGCAGTTGGGGTTACAGGAAACGCCTTGGTCATGTATGCCTTTTCCTG CAACAAGAAGCTTCGCACACCTCCtaatttttttatcatgaaTCTGGCAATCAGTGACTTCCTTATGGCAATCACACAGTCGCCCATCTTCTTCATTAACTCCCTTTATAAGGGGTGGATTTTTGGGGAAAcag GCTGTAAAATGTACGCCTTCTGTGGAGCTTTATTTGGGATCACTTCAATGATAAACCTTCTGGCCATCTCCCTGGACCGCTACATAGTCATCACCAAGCCTCTTCAGTCCATAGCGTGGACCTCTGCAAGACGCACTTGCCTTAGCATTGCCCTGGTCTGGCTGTATTCATTTGCTTGGAGTCTTGCACCACTTCTGGGTTGGA gcTCATATATACCAGAGGGCCTGATGACCTCATGTACGTGGGACTACGTGACATCCACGCCAGCCAATAAGAGTTATACCCTGATGTTGTGCTGCTTTGTGTTCTTCATCCCCCTGGGCATTATATCATACTGCTATTTGTGCATGTTCCTGGCCATTCGTCATACAAGCAG GGATGTGGAAAAGCTGGGGTCCCAGATGAGACAGTCAACCTTGATCCAACAGCAGTCCATCAAGACTGAATGGAAGCTGGCTAAGATTGCCTTTGTGGTCATCATAGTGTTTGTGCTTTCCTGGTCACCCTATGCATGTGTCACACTCATCGCCTGGGCTGG ATATGGAAGCATTCTCAATCCCTATTCTAAAGCTGTCCCTGCTGTTATAGCAAAGGCATCAGCAATCTACAACCCTTTTATCTACGCCATCGTTCACTCCAAATACAG GGATACCCTAGCAGAAAAAGTCCCCTGTCTTCAATTCCTGTCCAATACCTCCAGAAGGGACTGCATATCAGTGTCACACAGCAAAAGCTCTATCAGGGACTCAATGCTGAGCAGACAGTCATCAGTCTCCAAAACGCAGTTTCACAGAGTTTCCTCCATGTCAACATCAGACACA CAGGTTTGGAGTGATGTGGAGCTTGATCCTATAGATCAGAGTCATTCTCTGAAGTCCAGTCATTCCAGAGCTCTAAGGGAAAAAGAGTACCAATCATTAACAGAACAGGCTATGGAAGAAAGAAGTCAAAGCCAGGAATAG
- the opn4xa gene encoding opsin 4xa isoform X2 yields the protein MTSRTSTNLGVFRGSVTDMDVEPGFYRHVDVPDHVHYIVAFFVLVIGAVGVTGNALVMYAFSCNKKLRTPPNFFIMNLAISDFLMAITQSPIFFINSLYKGWIFGETGCKMYAFCGALFGITSMINLLAISLDRYIVITKPLQSIAWTSARRTCLSIALVWLYSFAWSLAPLLGWSSYIPEGLMTSCTWDYVTSTPANKSYTLMLCCFVFFIPLGIISYCYLCMFLAIRHTSRDVEKLGSQMRQSTLIQQQSIKTEWKLAKIAFVVIIVFVLSWSPYACVTLIAWAGYGSILNPYSKAVPAVIAKASAIYNPFIYAIVHSKYRDTLAEKVPCLQFLSNTSRRDCISVSHSKSSIRDSMLSRQSSVSKTQFHRVSSMSTSDTVWSDVELDPIDQSHSLKSSHSRALREKEYQSLTEQAMEERSQSQE from the exons ATGACTAGTAGAACATCCACAAATCTAGGAGTGTTTAGAGGGTCAG TCACAGATATGGATGTGGAACCCGGATTCTATCGGCATGTGGACGTCCCGGACCATGTTCACTACATCGTTGCATTCTTCGTTTTGGTGATCGGAGCAGTTGGGGTTACAGGAAACGCCTTGGTCATGTATGCCTTTTCCTG CAACAAGAAGCTTCGCACACCTCCtaatttttttatcatgaaTCTGGCAATCAGTGACTTCCTTATGGCAATCACACAGTCGCCCATCTTCTTCATTAACTCCCTTTATAAGGGGTGGATTTTTGGGGAAAcag GCTGTAAAATGTACGCCTTCTGTGGAGCTTTATTTGGGATCACTTCAATGATAAACCTTCTGGCCATCTCCCTGGACCGCTACATAGTCATCACCAAGCCTCTTCAGTCCATAGCGTGGACCTCTGCAAGACGCACTTGCCTTAGCATTGCCCTGGTCTGGCTGTATTCATTTGCTTGGAGTCTTGCACCACTTCTGGGTTGGA gcTCATATATACCAGAGGGCCTGATGACCTCATGTACGTGGGACTACGTGACATCCACGCCAGCCAATAAGAGTTATACCCTGATGTTGTGCTGCTTTGTGTTCTTCATCCCCCTGGGCATTATATCATACTGCTATTTGTGCATGTTCCTGGCCATTCGTCATACAAGCAG GGATGTGGAAAAGCTGGGGTCCCAGATGAGACAGTCAACCTTGATCCAACAGCAGTCCATCAAGACTGAATGGAAGCTGGCTAAGATTGCCTTTGTGGTCATCATAGTGTTTGTGCTTTCCTGGTCACCCTATGCATGTGTCACACTCATCGCCTGGGCTGG ATATGGAAGCATTCTCAATCCCTATTCTAAAGCTGTCCCTGCTGTTATAGCAAAGGCATCAGCAATCTACAACCCTTTTATCTACGCCATCGTTCACTCCAAATACAG GGATACCCTAGCAGAAAAAGTCCCCTGTCTTCAATTCCTGTCCAATACCTCCAGAAGGGACTGCATATCAGTGTCACACAGCAAAAGCTCTATCAGGGACTCAATGCTGAGCAGACAGTCATCAGTCTCCAAAACGCAGTTTCACAGAGTTTCCTCCATGTCAACATCAGACACA GTTTGGAGTGATGTGGAGCTTGATCCTATAGATCAGAGTCATTCTCTGAAGTCCAGTCATTCCAGAGCTCTAAGGGAAAAAGAGTACCAATCATTAACAGAACAGGCTATGGAAGAAAGAAGTCAAAGCCAGGAATAG
- the gdnfa gene encoding glial cell line-derived neurotrophic factor isoform X1 has translation MSQAFFIGTESKMKLWDVLATCLLLLSSVATRPLYQNTQPTRRTNFPRSYRDSVSLSVEEPLFQREDHSLQDISMDDQYDTAGPYPEQFEDVMDLIEAAIGRLRRSSETSSNSKGRRQQRQRGAANTRGTRGEGRGHGVKRRSRGRGGGRAGKGGRGEKGKEKTWVQSRGCLLKEIYLNVTDLGLGHRTKEALIFRYCSGPCSEAETNYDKILMNLTHKKKLDNDAPSRTCCRPIAFDDDLSFLDDDLVYHTLKKHSARKCACV, from the exons ATGAGTCAGG ctttcTTCATAGGAACTGAGTCTAAAATGAAGTTATGGGATGTTTTGGCCACGTGTTTGTTGCTCCTGAGCTCTGTTGCTACAAGGCCTCTCTACCAAAACACTCAGCCAACCAGGAGGACTAACTTCCCCAGAAGCTACCGTgattctgtgtctctgtctgtggAAGAGCCATTGTTCCAGCGTGAGGACCACAGCCTGCAGGACATCTCCATGGATGATCAAT ATGACACTGCAGGTCCCTATCCAGAGCAGTTTGAAGATGTAATGGACCTTATTGAGGCTGCCATTGGCAGACTCCGGAGATCATCGGAAACGAGCAGCAACTCAAAGGGACGGAGACAGCAAAGACAACGAGGAGCAGCAAACACAAGAGGCACGAGAGGCGAGGGGAGAGGGCATGGAGTCAAGAGGCGGAGTCGAGGCCGAGGGGGTGGTCGAGCTGGTAAAGGAGGTCGAGGTGAGAAGGGCAAGGAGAAGACATGGGTGCAGAGTCGTGGTTGCTTGCTAAAGGAGATCTATCTGAATGTGACAGATTTGGGGCTGGGACACCGGACTAAAGAGGCGCTAATCTTCCGGTACTGTAGTGGTCCCTGTAGTGAGGCAGAGACCAACTATGACAAGATCCTGATGAacctcacacacaaaaaaaagctggacaaTGACGCACCCTCTCGCACCTGTTGTCGACCAATCGCATTTGATGATGACTTATCTTTTTTGGACGATGATTTGGTGTATCACACGCTGAAAAAACATTCAGCAAGGAAATGTGCCTGTGTCTGA
- the gdnfa gene encoding glial cell line-derived neurotrophic factor isoform X2, which yields MKLWDVLATCLLLLSSVATRPLYQNTQPTRRTNFPRSYRDSVSLSVEEPLFQREDHSLQDISMDDQYDTAGPYPEQFEDVMDLIEAAIGRLRRSSETSSNSKGRRQQRQRGAANTRGTRGEGRGHGVKRRSRGRGGGRAGKGGRGEKGKEKTWVQSRGCLLKEIYLNVTDLGLGHRTKEALIFRYCSGPCSEAETNYDKILMNLTHKKKLDNDAPSRTCCRPIAFDDDLSFLDDDLVYHTLKKHSARKCACV from the exons ATGAAGTTATGGGATGTTTTGGCCACGTGTTTGTTGCTCCTGAGCTCTGTTGCTACAAGGCCTCTCTACCAAAACACTCAGCCAACCAGGAGGACTAACTTCCCCAGAAGCTACCGTgattctgtgtctctgtctgtggAAGAGCCATTGTTCCAGCGTGAGGACCACAGCCTGCAGGACATCTCCATGGATGATCAAT ATGACACTGCAGGTCCCTATCCAGAGCAGTTTGAAGATGTAATGGACCTTATTGAGGCTGCCATTGGCAGACTCCGGAGATCATCGGAAACGAGCAGCAACTCAAAGGGACGGAGACAGCAAAGACAACGAGGAGCAGCAAACACAAGAGGCACGAGAGGCGAGGGGAGAGGGCATGGAGTCAAGAGGCGGAGTCGAGGCCGAGGGGGTGGTCGAGCTGGTAAAGGAGGTCGAGGTGAGAAGGGCAAGGAGAAGACATGGGTGCAGAGTCGTGGTTGCTTGCTAAAGGAGATCTATCTGAATGTGACAGATTTGGGGCTGGGACACCGGACTAAAGAGGCGCTAATCTTCCGGTACTGTAGTGGTCCCTGTAGTGAGGCAGAGACCAACTATGACAAGATCCTGATGAacctcacacacaaaaaaaagctggacaaTGACGCACCCTCTCGCACCTGTTGTCGACCAATCGCATTTGATGATGACTTATCTTTTTTGGACGATGATTTGGTGTATCACACGCTGAAAAAACATTCAGCAAGGAAATGTGCCTGTGTCTGA